From Sceloporus undulatus isolate JIND9_A2432 ecotype Alabama chromosome 6, SceUnd_v1.1, whole genome shotgun sequence, one genomic window encodes:
- the WNT9A gene encoding protein Wnt-9a isoform X3 — protein METAGLNLSSPLNPAQRLTGNEPLTILPLTSEMEEAAVKAHYKVCDRLKLEKKQRRMCRRDPGVAETLMEAISMSALECQYQFRFERWNCTLEGRYRASLLKRGFKETAFLYAISSAGLTHAMAKACSAGRMERCTCDEAPDLENREAWQWGGCGDNLKYSNKFVKEFLGKKSNKDLRARVDFHNNLVGMKVIKAGVETTCKCHGVSGSCTVRTCWRQLSPFHEIGKQLKQKYETALKVGSTTNEATGEGDISPPKKSIAGQGDQIPRTTDLVYIDDSPSFCLMSRYSPGTWGRKCYKDKNCESICCGRGHNTQSRVVTRPCQCQVRWCCYVECKQCTQREEVYTCKD, from the exons TCCCTCTGACTTCAGAAATGGAGGAAGCTGCTGTCAAAGCCCATTACAAAGTGTGCGACCGCCTGAAGTTggagaagaagcagaggagaaTGTGCCGGCGAGACCCTGGCGTGGCCGAGACCCTCATGGAGGCCATTAGCATGAGTGCCTTGGAATGCCAGTATCAGTTCCGCTTTGAGCGCTGGAACTGCACCCTCGAAGGCCGGTACAGGGCCAGCCTGCTGAAGAGAG GTTTTAAGGAGACAGCCTTCCTTTATGCCATCTCTTCAGCAGGGCTCACCCATGCCATGGCCAAGGCTTGCAGTGCTGGGCGCATGGAGCGCTGCACTTGTGACGAAGCCCCTGACCTGGAGAACCGCGAGGCCTGGCAGTGGGGCGGCTGTGGTGACAATCTCAAGTACAGCAACAAATTTGTCAAGGAGTTCCTTGGGAAGAAGTCTAACAAGGACCTACGTGCCAGGGTGGACTTTCACAACAACTTGGTGGGCATGAAG GTCATCAAAGCTGGAGTTGAGACCACCTGTAAATGCCATGGAGTTTCGGGGTCCTGTACTGTCCGGACGTGCTGGCGACAGCTCTCTCCGTTCCATGAGATTGGCAAGCAGCTGAAGCAGAAATACGAGACAGCACTCAAAGTGGGCAGCACCACCAACGAAGCAACGGGCGAGGGCGACATCTCCCCGCCCAAGAAATCCATCGCAGGCCAGGGTGACCAAATCCCAAGGACTACAGACCTTGTCTATATTGATGACTCCCCAAGCTTTTGCCTGATGAGCAGGTATTCCCCCGGCACATGGGGCAGGAAGTGTTACAAAGACAAGAACTGTGAGAGCATCTGCTGTGGCCGTGGCCACAACACCCAGAGCCGCGTGGTGACAAGGCCTTGCCAGTGTCAGGTCCGTTGGTGCTGTTATGTGGAGTGCAAGCAATGCACCCAAAGAGAGGAAGTCTATACATGCAAAGACTGA
- the WNT9A gene encoding protein Wnt-9a isoform X4: protein MEEAAVKAHYKVCDRLKLEKKQRRMCRRDPGVAETLMEAISMSALECQYQFRFERWNCTLEGRYRASLLKRGFKETAFLYAISSAGLTHAMAKACSAGRMERCTCDEAPDLENREAWQWGGCGDNLKYSNKFVKEFLGKKSNKDLRARVDFHNNLVGMKVIKAGVETTCKCHGVSGSCTVRTCWRQLSPFHEIGKQLKQKYETALKVGSTTNEATGEGDISPPKKSIAGQGDQIPRTTDLVYIDDSPSFCLMSRYSPGTWGRKCYKDKNCESICCGRGHNTQSRVVTRPCQCQVRWCCYVECKQCTQREEVYTCKD, encoded by the exons ATGGAGGAAGCTGCTGTCAAAGCCCATTACAAAGTGTGCGACCGCCTGAAGTTggagaagaagcagaggagaaTGTGCCGGCGAGACCCTGGCGTGGCCGAGACCCTCATGGAGGCCATTAGCATGAGTGCCTTGGAATGCCAGTATCAGTTCCGCTTTGAGCGCTGGAACTGCACCCTCGAAGGCCGGTACAGGGCCAGCCTGCTGAAGAGAG GTTTTAAGGAGACAGCCTTCCTTTATGCCATCTCTTCAGCAGGGCTCACCCATGCCATGGCCAAGGCTTGCAGTGCTGGGCGCATGGAGCGCTGCACTTGTGACGAAGCCCCTGACCTGGAGAACCGCGAGGCCTGGCAGTGGGGCGGCTGTGGTGACAATCTCAAGTACAGCAACAAATTTGTCAAGGAGTTCCTTGGGAAGAAGTCTAACAAGGACCTACGTGCCAGGGTGGACTTTCACAACAACTTGGTGGGCATGAAG GTCATCAAAGCTGGAGTTGAGACCACCTGTAAATGCCATGGAGTTTCGGGGTCCTGTACTGTCCGGACGTGCTGGCGACAGCTCTCTCCGTTCCATGAGATTGGCAAGCAGCTGAAGCAGAAATACGAGACAGCACTCAAAGTGGGCAGCACCACCAACGAAGCAACGGGCGAGGGCGACATCTCCCCGCCCAAGAAATCCATCGCAGGCCAGGGTGACCAAATCCCAAGGACTACAGACCTTGTCTATATTGATGACTCCCCAAGCTTTTGCCTGATGAGCAGGTATTCCCCCGGCACATGGGGCAGGAAGTGTTACAAAGACAAGAACTGTGAGAGCATCTGCTGTGGCCGTGGCCACAACACCCAGAGCCGCGTGGTGACAAGGCCTTGCCAGTGTCAGGTCCGTTGGTGCTGTTATGTGGAGTGCAAGCAATGCACCCAAAGAGAGGAAGTCTATACATGCAAAGACTGA